The genomic interval AGAGAAATCTTAGAAATGAAAAGACTGACTATAAAACCTCCTGCTGCAGTTATAGGAAGCCCTAAGAAATATGGCATTGGTTTAGATAAATTAAACCGGGCAAGCCTCAGTGCACCACATAAAACATAAACCACTCCCACCATGGCTCCGAAAAGAGCATAGTTGTGAAGCGCATAGGCATACATCAGAAGCGCAGGAGCTGCCCCAAATGAAACTATATCAGCAAGGGAATCAAATTCTTTACCAAAATCACCACTTACTCCTAACAGTCTTGCAATTTTACCATCAAGGAAGTCAAATAAGATGGCTACAACTATCAACCACGCAGCAGCAGTAAGATGTCCATGATATACAAGCATCATGGAGAGGATTCCACACATGAGATTACCGCTCGTTAGAAACGTAGGCCATCTCTCTCTTTTCATTTTCTATCACCACCCCCAAAACCGTTTCCCCTGCCTTAACCTTATCTCCTTCCCTAACAAGCAAAGAAACATGGGGAGGAAGATAAAGATCGACACGAGAACCCAATTTTATAATCCCAAATCTTTCACCTTTCCTAAGGTAATCCCCTTCCTCAGGATAGGTAACTATTCTTCTTGCCACAAAACCAGCTATTTGAACCAGAAGAACAGGAACCCTCCCTCTTAAGCCCAGATAACTTCTTTCATTTATTTCCGATGTCTTTGGAGCAAATGCCACCTTTTTAGCACCAGGTACATACTCTTTATAAACGACCTTTCCATCCAAAGGCGCTCTATTCACATGAACATCCAGTAAACTCATGAATATACTGATCTTTTTCGAGGGAGCGTTTAAAAACCTTCCCTCAAAAGTATCAGATATCTCTATTATTTTCCCGTCTGCTG from Synergistota bacterium carries:
- a CDS encoding phosphatidylserine decarboxylase, which translates into the protein MFSLAPEGRRIIYAFLIIASVISMFSPWLSLPFWFVFLGLLYFFRDPDRVAPCGEEVIVSPADGKIIEISDTFEGRFLNAPSKKISIFMSLLDVHVNRAPLDGKVVYKEYVPGAKKVAFAPKTSEINERSYLGLRGRVPVLLVQIAGFVARRIVTYPEEGDYLRKGERFGIIKLGSRVDLYLPPHVSLLVREGDKVKAGETVLGVVIENEKREMAYVSNER
- the pssA gene encoding CDP-diacylglycerol--serine O-phosphatidyltransferase: MKRERWPTFLTSGNLMCGILSMMLVYHGHLTAAAWLIVVAILFDFLDGKIARLLGVSGDFGKEFDSLADIVSFGAAPALLMYAYALHNYALFGAMVGVVYVLCGALRLARFNLSKPMPYFLGLPITAAGGFIVSLFISKISLPLPIMVAIIFFISYLMVSKVKYGNLKKLSRRSQLNKKVFLLLFFIFCGIIIASPRMAPLISMSVYVLSGPLGLDWGKIITVKNDEEGEESESEKA